In Terriglobus aquaticus, the genomic window CACTCAGCTTCAGCGACGACGATCCCGTGATGTTGATGAGGATGCCGCGCGCACCGTCGATCGCACCGGCTTCCAGCAGCGGCGAAGCCATCGCAGCATGCGCTGCATCGATCGCGCGATGCGCTCCCGATCCGATGCCGGTGGCCATCACGGCATAGCCCATGCCTGCCATCGTGGTCTTGACGTCGGCAAAGTCGCGGTTGATCACGCCCGGAATGGTGATGATGTCTGAAATGCCCTGCACGGCTTGCCGCAGCACATCGTCGGCAACGCGGAAGGATTCGAAGAAGCCAGTGTCCTGCGCCACTTCCAGCAGCTTCTCGTTCGGGATGACGATGACCGTATCGACGGCGTCCAGCAGTTCCTGTAGACCGCGTTCCGCCTGCGACCGGCGGCGCTTGCCTTCAAAGCCAAACGGCCGCGTGACAACCGCCACGGTCAGCGCGCCCATCTCGCTTGCCAGCGAAGCGATCACCGGTGCCGCGCCCGTACCTGTGCCGCCACCCAGGCCGGTGGTCACGAACACCATGTCCGCGCCTTCCAGCGCCTCGATGATCTTGTCGGAATCTTCCAGCGCCGCGCGTCGGCCCACATCGGGATTGGCGCCCGCGCCCAGACCGTTCGTCAGCTTCACGCCAAGCTGCAGCTTGACCGCGGCCTGCGAAGTCTTCAGCGCCTGCACATCCGTGTTGGCCGCAATGAATTCGACGCCTTCCACTTTCGCCGCGATCATGCGGTTCACGGCGTTGTTACCACCACCGCCCACACCGATCACCTTGATGCGTGCGCCGCGTGGCATGTCGTCCTGGTATTGAATGCGAAGGTCGTCGTCGGGCAGCATCGGTCAAAAAACTCCTGGAGGGCGTGTGGGATGGCGCTGCAATCGGGCCAATGTGTGTCAGAAACGCAAATGCGTTGCGGCGCTCGGCATTCCACTCAGCCGTATCCACACGATTCTTTCATGCGGCACCAAGCCACGCGAAATGGAAATCGGTCCCACGGAAGTGGCGAGTGCCCGCTTTGGTACAAACCCGCTGCGCTCGCCTCAGTTGCTGTGCTGTCGCGGCCCGGTTAGAACGTTCCGGCGAAGATCGCCTTCAACTTCTGCTTCAGGCCCAACTCTTCGTTGGCGCGACGCACGCGAGTCCGATGCGTGTACAGCAGCATGCCGATCGCGGTGGCGAACTCGGGCTCGGCCAACTCCTCGGGCATGCGGCTCAGCGGAACCGGCGAACCGATGCGTGCCGGCGTACGCAGCAGCGACTCGGCCACGTCCAGCAGCCCGGCCAGACGAGCTCCGCCGCCAGTCATGACACAGCCGGTGCCCAGTGCCTCCAGCACGCCGCCCTCGCGCAGGTTGTTCCTCAGCATCGTGAACAGCTCACGCGCACGCGGCTCCAGAATCTCTGCGAGAAAGCGCTGGCGCACCAGCCGTGGAGCCGTCGTGCCGCCCGTGTGCAGGTTTCCGCCAACTTCCACCTCGTTCAACGACGGAACGCTGGTGACCACGCAATTGCCAAACTCAATCTTCAGCCGCTCCGCCTCTTCCTGCGAAACGTGCAGACCGACGGCGAGATCATTGGTGAAGTGATCGCCACCAATGGGCAGCACCGCCGTGTGCGCCACAGACCCTTCGAAGAACACGGCCAACTCGGTCGAACTCGCGCCGATGTCGGCGATGCAAACACCCAGCTCGCGCTCGTCCGCACTCAACACGGCTTCCGCCGACGCGATGCCCTCGTAGACCGTATCGACCACTTCCAGGCCGGCGCGATTCGCGCAGGTAACGACTGACTGCGTCACGCCGCCGCTGCAGGTAGACAGGTGCAGATTCACTTCCAACTTTGTGCCAACCATGCCGATTGGATCGTGAATGCCCGGCTGGTCGTCGAGGATGAACTCCTGCGGCAACAAATGCAGGATCTCGCGATCAGCGGGCAGCGCCACGGAACGCGCACGGTCCACGGCGGCGCGTACCTCTTCGCGCGTAATCTCTCGCATGCGCGAGCCCATGCTGATGCCGCCGCGCGAGTTGATGCCGCGCACGTGGGTTCCGCCCACGCCGACCACAGCCGTCTCAATGCCGACCTTGGTCAGACGCTCCGCTGTCAGCGCGGCCCGGTTGATCGCATCGGCCGCCGGCGCAAGTTCCGCGATCAGGCCTTTGCGCATGCCCTTTGACTTCTCAATGCCATGCCCGCGATAGCGCAGAACGCCGTCCTGCACTTCTGCGACCAGAACGCAGCACTTCGCGCTTCCGGCGTCCAGCACGGTGATCAGATTGTCCGGACTCTCTTTCACCGGGAAACGGTCCGCCTTTGGTTAGTTGTGCTTATGCTACTGCGGATGCAGCATTCCGGGTGCAGGACGTGCCTTTGGATGTTCCCCAATGGCAGAGAGCACTGCGCCACTGGCGGGATCACTGAGCAGCGTGTGCCCTGGCTGCATCGCGGGCGGCCTGCCGCTGGGCCATCCAGGCCTTGATCGCCTCAACGCGTTTGGCGACATCGGCCCGCTTGGTGTCTGGATGTTTTGCCTGGGCAACAGGCCGTGCGTGTGGCTCCACGTGCGCGACCGCTGGCCTGGTCTCATGAACAGCGGCGGCCCGGGGTTCTGCATGCGGGGGCTTTGGCAGACTGACGGTGGCCACCTGGGACGGCTTCTCGCGCACCGGCGCTGCTGCCCTGGCGACTACGGTCGGGATCGCACCTGATTTCGCCGCAGGAGCCGTGTCGGCCGGCGTCTTCCCATCGGGTGTGGGCACCGTGGAGTCGCGCGGTGGCATCTGCAGCACGACCTGGCGCTCATAGCGCATGTCCACGCTGCTCAGCCGCGGGTACTGCTGGCGCCATTCCGTAATGTGCTCCTGGAACCGGTTGTAGCGGGCCAGAAACTGCTCCGTGCCGAAGTGCACCATGGTCTCGGAGTTGTTGCTTGGTAGCAGCGCCTTCACGTCTTCCGGGTCAGACAGGTCCACCTCGCTCAGTTCCGCAGAGATCTTCTTCCCGCCCGAGTCCAGGTCCTTCAGAAATGCCGCGTACAAGTGCATGCGCTGACTACGCGACTCCGGCGTGTCGTCGGGCTTCAGGCCGGTGACGACAGGGAAGGAGTAGTTCGGATTACCCGGCGCATCGGGTGGAATATCCAGCAATACACCGGACGCATCCGCCATGCCGATGGTGCCGCCCTGCCGCACAAATGCGATCGGTGTGCGCTCCACTACGGAGATGCGCAGGTGGTTGGGCAGCAGGCGCATGACCGTCGCGTGCTCGACCCAGGGAATCTGCTCCAGCTCTTCTTTCCGCTCCGCGAGCGGGACGTCGAAGATGTTGCGATCCACGTCTTCGCCGAAGACACTCAGCAACTGCGAACGCGAGAGGTGCTGGTTTCCCTGCAACTCGATTGCTGAGGATGACGCGATGGTGAACTGCGGGTCACGATGAACGAAACGCGAGACGAAGTAAGCTGCGCCGGCAACGCTTGCCAGGAAGGCAGCCAGACCTACCCCGGCGGCAATGCGGCCGTACTTTGACTGCGGGATCAGGCCGCGGCGGATGCGCTTGCCTCGGGTGCGTGAACGGAGGTACTCGCGGGTATCGTCGTCGGCATACGGGTCGCCGGGCACGCCAGGACGCTCGCGCCGGGCGGGCAGCGTGTCAGCGGCGGCGCGGCGCACGTCTGCCGAGCGCCGCGCGCGAGGCTTTTCGCGAGAGGTGTCCTCAGGCATGTCCAGCAAGGCCGCCGTATTCTTTGAAGCCGGTTGTGTCCGCATGCCTGAGCAAGGCCGCGGGAATCGCCAGCCTCGATTGTAGCGTTCGCACCCGCCAGGACCACCACAGGGAACCAGAGCCGGTACGGTTCGGGTCAGGCGCCGCGCAGGGCTTCCAGCAGCATCGGGCCGGCCTGCGAGACCGATCCGGCGCCCAGCGTCAGCAGCAGGTCACCGGGCTCGGCGCGTTGTGCAACGGCCAGCGCCGCTGCCTGCAGGTTGGGCGAGGTCCCGGTGTACGTGCCTTCGGCGTAGATCGCCTCGGCCAGCGATTCGCTATTGACACCTTCGATCGGCTGCTCGCTCGCTGCGTAGATCGGGACCAGCTCCACCGAATCGGCATCGCGAAAGGCACTGCTGAACTCGTGGAACAGGTCGTGCGTGCGGGAGTACCGGTGCGGTTGGAACAGGACGTGAACGTGCCGGTAGCCGCAGTCGCGTGCCGCCGCAAGGGTGGCCCGGATCTCGGTGGGGTGGTGACCGTAGTCGTCCACCACGGCGATGTCACGGACGGAGCCCTTGTGCTGGAAGCGCCGGTCGACGCCGCGAAAGCTGGCCAGACCTGCCGCGATTGCATCCGGCGCAACGCCGAGCTCGACCGCGATCGCCACGGCGGCCGTAGCATTCCGCAGATTGTGTACGCCGGGTACGAACAACTGGAACGGGCCAATTACGATCCCACGGGCGCTGACCTCGAAGTTGGTGTAGCAATCCGGGGTGCGAGGTAGGGTGATGGCCTGAAAGTCGGCGTCGTCGCTCAGGCCATAGGTAATCAGCCGGCGCTTCACACGCGGCAGAATCGCACGCAACATCGGATCATCCAGGCACGCGGTCGAGGCTCCGTAGAACGGCACCTTGTTCATGAACTCGACGAAGCAGTTCTCCACGTCGTCCATGCCGCTGTAGTTCTCCATGTGCTCGCGATCCAGGTTGGTCACCACGGTCAGGATCGGGGAGAGCTTCAGGAAGGAGCGGTCGCTCTCATCTGCCTCGGCCACCAGAAAATGCGAATTTCCGGCGCGGGCGTTGGAGCCGAACAGGTCGACGCGGCCGCCCACCACCACCGTTGGGTCCAGCCGAGCGGCGTGCATCACGGCGGCGATGATGCTCGTAGTTGTCGTCTTCCCGTGCATGCCGGCAACGGCGATGCCATACTTCAGCCGCATCAGTTCGGCCAGCATCTCGGCGCGCGCGACTACCGGGATCTTGCGGAGCCGGGCTTCCGCGACCTCTGGATTGTCCGCACGCACTGCAGAGGAGATCACCACCACGTCGGCCGGCCGGGCGTGCTCTGCGTTATGTCCTTCGAAGATGGTCGCGCCAAGAAGCGCCAGGCGCTCAGTAACGGGCGAGGTGCGCAGGTCTGACCCGGAGACTGGGTAGCCCAGCGAGAGAAGGATCTCTGCGATGCCGCTCATTCCGATGCCGCCGATGCCTACAAAGTGAATCCGTTGTGTTGCGGCGAACATAGGTGCTGCAGACTCCTCATCCTGCGCCGAAGCGCCCGTGGAACTTAGAGTCAGGGTAGCAGGGTGCAGCAGGCGCGCCGTCTGGGACCGCCACGCAACTTGTGCACGCCATCTGTGTCCAATCAGGTGAGGCGTTTCCACCGCGCAAAGCCGCGAACGAACCGGAAGCGACGCGAACGCCCAGGCGGTTTCAGATGGAACACGGAAGCAAATTCAAATACGGGGCAGGTGTGGTCCTGGGGCTGGTGTTGGCCGCGATCAGTGTTTCCGCGCCCGCGCAGGATGCGAATGTAGACCCCAACTTCAATGGCAACGTGGCTCCCCAGGGTTACGGACAGCAGGATTACTCGCAGCAGCAGGGGTACCCTCAACAGGGCTACGCGCAGCCGGGCTATGACCCGAACGCGCAGTATGGTGCTGCGCCGCAGCAGCAGCAGGGCTATGACTATCCGCTGCCGGAGCAGGGTGGCGTTACCGCTACCGTGGCTCCTCCCGCGATACCGGAATACGATCAGCCGACGGCTCCTGGTGACGGCTACATCTGGACGCCTGGCTACTGGGCTTGGGACCCGAATGCAGGCGACTACTACTGGGTCGCGGGGCAATGGGTTCTGCCACCCTACACCGGTGCGCTTTGGACACCGGGCTGGTGGGGGCCGTATGACGGCGGCGGTTATTTCTGGCATGCCGGTTATTGGGGACCTTATGTCGGCTACTACGGCGGCATCAACTACGGCTTCGGCTACTTCGGCACCGGCTACTGGGGCGGGTTCTGGCGCGGCGGGGCGTTCTATTACAACCGCGGCCTGAACCACTTCGGCGGCGGCTTCCATGGCGGCCACTTCTTCAATAGCGGCTACTACGGAGGCTTCCACGGCGGCATTCGCGGCGGTGGCATCGGCTGGACGCAGCACCCGGTAGGGGGCTTTGGCGGTCGTGGCTTCGCCGGGAACGGTTTCGGCAACCGGGGCGGTTATGGCGGTGGCTACGTGAACCGGGGAGGCTACAACGGAGGCGCTTTCAACCGCGGTGGTTACACCGGTGGCGGCTACAACCGTGGCGGCTATAACGGCGGGACTATCAATCGCGGCCAGGTTGGGGGCAATCGCTTTGCCGGCGGACAGGGTTTCAATGGCGGTCAGAACTTTGGCGGCCAGCGAGGCTTTACCGGCAATCCGGGTGGCCAGAACTTCAGCGGTCAGCGTGGCTTTAGCGGTGGTAACCCCGGCGGCTTCTCGGGCGGCGGGCGTCCGTCGGGTGGCTTCTCCGGTGGCGGACGTCCGTCCGGGAACTTCTCCGGCGGTGGCGGCGGAGGCCTCCATGGTGGTGGCGGTGGTGGCGGCTTCCACGGTGGTGGAGGCGGCGGCTCACACGGTGGTGGTGGACACCGCTAATCAGGTTCCCTCCCCCAGGGAAAACGAGGCCCGGCTTGACGCCGGGCCTCGTCCTTTTCCCGTCCGAAAGCGCTAACGTGAACCTGCGACCGTGACGATCCGTTGCACGATCGCCTGCAACGCTCCTGGGTGGGAGGCGGCGCGGGCGCGCTGGCCCATGGTGCGCAGACCATCCGGATCGAGCAGCATGCTGCGAAGCTCATTCGCCAGCGATTCGGGCGTGAGGTCCCGCTGCGCGAGCATCTTTGCCGCACCCGCCTGCACCATGGCCTGCGCGTTGCGGGTCTGGTGGTCGTCGGCAGCTTGCGGGAAGGGAACCAGTAGTGATGGCCGGCCGGCTGCCGCGAGTTCCGCAACTGTGCTGCCGGAACGCGCCAGAACCAGGTCCGCGCGTTCGAGTTGCGCGGGCATGTCGGTCAGAAACGGCCGGACTGTGACCGGCTCATCCTTCTCATCAGCGAGAAGGCCATACTTTGCGTAAGCGCTAACGGTGCTGTCCAGCGCGCGCTCGCCGGTCTGGTGCACGATGGTCAGCCCAGGAATGCTAGCGATCAGGTCGCGCGCGATGAGCGGTAACGTGTCGTTGAACACTTTTGCACCGTTCGAACCGGCCGTCACGAGCAGGCGCAGCGATTCGCCGGACGGTCGGTCCGGGATGGCGGCGATCGCCTCGCGCACTGGAACGCCCGTCACTTTGGCGTTGCGGAAGAAGTTTGCCGCTTCCGGAAAGTTCACACAAGCCGCAGAAACGTACTTGCCCACGAGGCGATTCGCGAGTCCGGGCGCCGCGTTCGGCTCATACGCGACGGTCGGGATGCGCAGGAGGACTGCGGCGAGCATGGCCGGTCCGCTCGCGTAGCCGCCGACTCCAACGACCACTGCCGGACGGAAGCTGCGCAGCAGACCGAGGCAGTGAAGGATCCCGCGCGGCAGGTCGGTCAGCGTCTTCGCACGCTCCAGCAGGCCGAC contains:
- the ftsA gene encoding cell division protein FtsA, which encodes MKESPDNLITVLDAGSAKCCVLVAEVQDGVLRYRGHGIEKSKGMRKGLIAELAPAADAINRAALTAERLTKVGIETAVVGVGGTHVRGINSRGGISMGSRMREITREEVRAAVDRARSVALPADREILHLLPQEFILDDQPGIHDPIGMVGTKLEVNLHLSTCSGGVTQSVVTCANRAGLEVVDTVYEGIASAEAVLSADERELGVCIADIGASSTELAVFFEGSVAHTAVLPIGGDHFTNDLAVGLHVSQEEAERLKIEFGNCVVTSVPSLNEVEVGGNLHTGGTTAPRLVRQRFLAEILEPRARELFTMLRNNLREGGVLEALGTGCVMTGGGARLAGLLDVAESLLRTPARIGSPVPLSRMPEELAEPEFATAIGMLLYTHRTRVRRANEELGLKQKLKAIFAGTF
- the ftsZ gene encoding cell division protein FtsZ yields the protein MLPDDDLRIQYQDDMPRGARIKVIGVGGGGNNAVNRMIAAKVEGVEFIAANTDVQALKTSQAAVKLQLGVKLTNGLGAGANPDVGRRAALEDSDKIIEALEGADMVFVTTGLGGGTGTGAAPVIASLASEMGALTVAVVTRPFGFEGKRRRSQAERGLQELLDAVDTVIVIPNEKLLEVAQDTGFFESFRVADDVLRQAVQGISDIITIPGVINRDFADVKTTMAGMGYAVMATGIGSGAHRAIDAAHAAMASPLLEAGAIDGARGILINITGSSSLKLSEVNAASTLIQDAAHEDANIIFGAVQDETMGDQVKITVIATGFRDRGADNERRERMLEQSYPATGRGSSESFFTPPPIVTQPQRPAFAEPVYRPDPVAPAAVPAAPAPSIMPAPPAVHSANAAPAPTYVPAPTFRADEDEQDEVAPATAPQQPASFADAMQSAMKAPQPQQGPELVPVPASVFDDDFFHRGRRRSEDQTPAEPAFDAEPQLRTDVRVPTFGGLAPASEPEQPEHDELDIPAFLRRGSH
- a CDS encoding colicin transporter produces the protein MEHGSKFKYGAGVVLGLVLAAISVSAPAQDANVDPNFNGNVAPQGYGQQDYSQQQGYPQQGYAQPGYDPNAQYGAAPQQQQGYDYPLPEQGGVTATVAPPAIPEYDQPTAPGDGYIWTPGYWAWDPNAGDYYWVAGQWVLPPYTGALWTPGWWGPYDGGGYFWHAGYWGPYVGYYGGINYGFGYFGTGYWGGFWRGGAFYYNRGLNHFGGGFHGGHFFNSGYYGGFHGGIRGGGIGWTQHPVGGFGGRGFAGNGFGNRGGYGGGYVNRGGYNGGAFNRGGYTGGGYNRGGYNGGTINRGQVGGNRFAGGQGFNGGQNFGGQRGFTGNPGGQNFSGQRGFSGGNPGGFSGGGRPSGGFSGGGRPSGNFSGGGGGGLHGGGGGGGFHGGGGGGSHGGGGHR
- a CDS encoding cell division protein FtsQ/DivIB; the encoded protein is MPEDTSREKPRARRSADVRRAAADTLPARRERPGVPGDPYADDDTREYLRSRTRGKRIRRGLIPQSKYGRIAAGVGLAAFLASVAGAAYFVSRFVHRDPQFTIASSSAIELQGNQHLSRSQLLSVFGEDVDRNIFDVPLAERKEELEQIPWVEHATVMRLLPNHLRISVVERTPIAFVRQGGTIGMADASGVLLDIPPDAPGNPNYSFPVVTGLKPDDTPESRSQRMHLYAAFLKDLDSGGKKISAELSEVDLSDPEDVKALLPSNNSETMVHFGTEQFLARYNRFQEHITEWRQQYPRLSSVDMRYERQVVLQMPPRDSTVPTPDGKTPADTAPAAKSGAIPTVVARAAAPVREKPSQVATVSLPKPPHAEPRAAAVHETRPAVAHVEPHARPVAQAKHPDTKRADVAKRVEAIKAWMAQRQAARDAARAHAAQ
- the murC gene encoding UDP-N-acetylmuramate--L-alanine ligase, whose protein sequence is MFAATQRIHFVGIGGIGMSGIAEILLSLGYPVSGSDLRTSPVTERLALLGATIFEGHNAEHARPADVVVISSAVRADNPEVAEARLRKIPVVARAEMLAELMRLKYGIAVAGMHGKTTTTSIIAAVMHAARLDPTVVVGGRVDLFGSNARAGNSHFLVAEADESDRSFLKLSPILTVVTNLDREHMENYSGMDDVENCFVEFMNKVPFYGASTACLDDPMLRAILPRVKRRLITYGLSDDADFQAITLPRTPDCYTNFEVSARGIVIGPFQLFVPGVHNLRNATAAVAIAVELGVAPDAIAAGLASFRGVDRRFQHKGSVRDIAVVDDYGHHPTEIRATLAAARDCGYRHVHVLFQPHRYSRTHDLFHEFSSAFRDADSVELVPIYAASEQPIEGVNSESLAEAIYAEGTYTGTSPNLQAAALAVAQRAEPGDLLLTLGAGSVSQAGPMLLEALRGA
- the murG gene encoding undecaprenyldiphospho-muramoylpentapeptide beta-N-acetylglucosaminyltransferase translates to MRVLIAGGGTGGHVIPALAIGRELRDRHGAEVRYIGTARGIETKLIPEAGFALDLIQVGKLKNVGLLERAKTLTDLPRGILHCLGLLRSFRPAVVVGVGGYASGPAMLAAVLLRIPTVAYEPNAAPGLANRLVGKYVSAACVNFPEAANFFRNAKVTGVPVREAIAAIPDRPSGESLRLLVTAGSNGAKVFNDTLPLIARDLIASIPGLTIVHQTGERALDSTVSAYAKYGLLADEKDEPVTVRPFLTDMPAQLERADLVLARSGSTVAELAAAGRPSLLVPFPQAADDHQTRNAQAMVQAGAAKMLAQRDLTPESLANELRSMLLDPDGLRTMGQRARAASHPGALQAIVQRIVTVAGSR